A single window of Watersipora subatra chromosome 11, tzWatSuba1.1, whole genome shotgun sequence DNA harbors:
- the LOC137408136 gene encoding uncharacterized protein encodes MHKSKELTEAIYELLHKSKELTEVIHKLIHKSKELTEAIHELLHKSKELTEAIYELIHKSKELTEAIYELLHKSKELTEVIHELLHKSKELTEVIYELIHKSKELTEVIHKLIHKSKELTEAIYELLHKSKELTEAIYELSHKSKELKEAIYELLHKNKELTEAIYELLHKSKEFTEAIYELLHKNKELTEAIYELLHKSKEFTEAIYELIHKSKELTEVIHKLIHKSKELTEAIHELMHKSKELTEAIYELMHKSKELTEAIFKLLHKSKELTEAIYELMHKSKELTEAIYELLHKSKELTEAIFKLLHKSKELTEAIYELMHKSKELTEAIYELIHKNKELAEAMHELLLLEIKEHTVVGENLLRFAGI; translated from the coding sequence ATGCACAAGAGTAAGGAGCTCACAGAAGCAATATATGAACTATTACACAAGAGTAAGGAGCTCACAGAAGTAATACATAAACTAATACACAAGAGTAAGGAGCTCACAGAAGCAATACATGAACTATTACACAAGAGTAAGGAGCTCACAGAGGCAATATATGAACTAATACACAAGAGTAAGGAGCTCACAGAAGCAATATATGAACTATTACACAAGAGTAAGGAACTCACAGAAGTAATACATGAACTATTACACAAGAGTAAGGAGCTCACAGAAGTAATATATGAACTAATACACAAGAGTAAGGAACTCACAGAAGTAATACATAAACTAATACACAAGAGTAAGGAGCTCACAGAAGCAATATATGAACTATTACACAAGAGTAAGGAGCTCACAGAAGCAATATATGAACTATCACACAAGAGTAAGGAGCTCAAAGAAGCAATATATGAACTATTACACAAGAATAAGGAGCTCACAGAAGCAATATATGAACTATTACACAAGAGTAAGGAGTTCACAGAAGCAATATATGAACTATTACACAAGAATAAGGAACTCACAGAAGCAATATATGAACTATTACACAAGAGTAAGGAGTTCACAGAAGCAATATATGAACTAATACACAAGAGTAAGGAGCTCACAGAAGTAATACATAAACTAATACACAAGAGTAAGGAGCTCACAGAAGCAATACATGAACTAATGCACAAGAGTAAGGAGCTCACAGAAGCAATATATGAACTAATGCACAAGAGTAAGGAGCTCACAGAAGCAATATTTAAACTATTACACAAGAGTAAGGAGCTCACAGAAGCAATATATGAACTAATGCACAAGAGTAAGGAGCTCACAGAAGCAATATATGAACTATTACACAAGAGTAAGGAGCTCACAGAAGCAATATTCAAACTATTACACAAGAGTAAGGAGCTCACAGAAGCAATATATGAACTAATGCACAAGAGTAAGGAGCTCACAGAAGCAATATATGAACTAATACACAAGAATAAAGAGCTAGCAGAAGCAATGCATGAACTATTATTACTTGAGATTAAGGAGCACACAGTGGTTGGAGAGAATTTATTAAGATTTGCTGGCATTTAA